Genomic segment of Populus nigra chromosome 6, ddPopNigr1.1, whole genome shotgun sequence:
ttatcattagaaaaattaattattgaaaaatatttttctattaaaaaaaattgtggctTAGTTTTTATAAGTAtcccttttattttgaacaaaaaatacttcgagaagttgataaaattaaaaaatattttgttaattattgattatattaaatttgatcattaatcttttgattgctatatattttgtttttatttttaattttatttttttaattttttaccttaaaatttgatttaatttgatttttatatgaactttgatactcattcttttaatttttatttaattttctcttatttttttaattaaaatattttatctgtcAGGTTTTGTTCCTATTTTCTTagtactatttattttatttaaaataatttataaaaataattttttaaaaaaatttcattctctttcaatttttttattgttagatttgatttttattattttaatttatttctattttatttgaaataatttataaaaataattttttaatttcatctttttaattttttttatttgtcaaatttagttctcattttattaataaattataaaaataaaacattaataagttattttttaatttatttttcataatatagtCAAatactgaaaattatttttaaacttttattttcataatattatcaaatatcaaaaattaaatcacttttcaagaatttttttttaaaaaaatcagcaacCAAGAGGGCTTAACtcatttttatctaaaattgttagtaaagataaattaaaaattaaaatcaaatgtcaTTATCAGATGTCTTTCAAAAGTTTTTCTTTCTGCCACAACTCTTATTCTACCCTGGGGCATATTAGTGATATCATAATAATTAATTCCCATTTTTCCCCTGTCCAAAAACCTTAGCTATCCAGTATCCATGggctcttcttttcttttcgtttttttttaaagctatcCAAGGGCTCTACAGCTCCTGGagctgaaaaagaaaatggaactcCAACTTAACCCTGTAATTATATCCAAATTTTAATTCCATCCAAATACAGTTTTAAATGTCAGTTGAATCCTTAAATATTCAGGAAAGAATGTCTACAAAACAGCTTCTATTTTCGAGCAGAACACAAAATTGGGCGGAATCTACCAACAAATATAGATAAAGGGATTCAATTGAAAGTTTTAAacttcaagataaaaaaatgatttagggACTCGGGAGAGAATGTGGACTCGAGCGAGAATGCACTAATTTCAAGGgttgaaattgcaaaaaaatattaattttataaatcatttcaaataaaacaaagtaataattaaaaaaaataaagaactatgaaaaacaaattaaaatattactttGAACACATAGAGGGCTacatattgaaattgagaaggtAAGATaaaataaggagaaaaaaagatcaTTATTCGCAAACCAAAGGCCAGCAGGCCAAACACGTCATTCAGGGAGGAAAGGGCAACCAAAATGATTCCAATGTCTTCGACTCTTCGTGAAGAGCATTGTTTAGCAACTTCAATACACTGCACACGCTGTCCTTATACATCAAAGGATTTACACACAATGACACGTTTGTTGCATgcatcaattatttttgtttttttaataaaaatctatatttattaaaatatcaaatatcccctcaatcaacttaattataattaaaaaactaagatgATAATACAAAAAAGTCTTTAGACacctatttatatataaaaaaattgcatttgatggtgatttagtaaatttatttttctttaaaagatgaaaattcaaaaaaaaaaacccagatgcttgttatataaattttacttttaaaaatgatttagttATTTCACcgaactttaaaaaattaaaaagatatattgttTCTGATTAATCTGACAATGactataagcaaaaaaaaaaaaaaaaatacctcatCTAATTACACTTTCATAATTACACTTTCAATAATTTAGTGTGTAAAtgacaaaaacatcattaaactATAGTCATTCCACCCAAAACATCATTACACTACGTGTATAATGAAACATtgcgtgtgtgtatatatatatatatatatatattttgtttttgtttttttctccttatAATAAATGATATCTAACTATTTATCAACTGAAAAAGTTTCCATTTAAAGTATGGGCCTGGACCGCCGACTTTGAATCTAGTCACAAACAAACAGTCACTGGCTCAGTGGGCATTGTAGCCCAAATTTAGTCAGGGCCAgattcttaattaattctcGAATGACAGCCGGATTTTCTCTGACCCTTCAAAAGTCGGTGAAATCCCAACCTGGTTCTCTCTCCCAGCTAATTTGTCTAGGGTTTTAATCTACTACTCGATCCAAACCCCCAGGTACGCGTTCTCTTTGTCAAATTTTGATTTAGCAGTAAAAGTGGAGTCATGGATATAGACAAGTCAGTAGTTACAATGGAAGCAGAGCAGAGCAATGGTGGTGCCGGAGGCTTATTtgttcctaaaaaggagaaactCGAATTTCGGCCTCCTGAAAGAAAATCACTTTtaggtattattttttatccatccttccatctatatatttatctatattataaatagaaaattaaaaatttgagttgATAAAATTAGGTTTAGATGTACTTGCGATTGCGAAACGAGGAGGATCTGATGCAAATGGAGGAGGATTTAAGGCTCCAAAGGAAAGAGCTACAACTTCTTTTATGGCGTCGAttgatgaagaggaagaggCTACTGAATCTTCTGGATTAGATGAAGTAGAAAACGATGGTGGAAGTGAGAGTGGTGTACGCAGAAATGTAAATAGGCGATATCGGGAAGCCTCCTCTAGCGAGAGTATGACTTCACTTATCTTCAAGatgttctattttttatttacttatttactgaaatttcctgtttttttctcttctaattgtttttgaattatgcATACCAGAAAGTGCTGTGACTCGAGAGGGATCGCATAGTAACACACATGGAACTCCTCGTTCTAGAGAAAATCTGTCATCAGATGTAAGTTAATCTTGTTGTTGATATTTCGGTGCTCACTACTGCATTTCCaagaaagtgatttttttacttCAGCTTTGGTTGGTGAAATTACAGAACAGCAATGAGAAATAGGACAAAAGTTTTAATCTATTAATAGTGTGATATTTTGTTGATCCTTGTAGAATTTTAACAATGAAACTGCCCTTGAATTCTAATGAGACAAAATCTAACTTCTGAGGTTCATGATGCTAACATCTCTATGTAGAACTGGATATGTTGAACAAACCTACTAAGAAGCTATTGACTTCTTGATTCCATAACATGTAACTTTTGACTCCTTGGTCTGTTTTAGGTGTTTTGATTAAACGGTTCTACTATAAGAATTTGAAGGGATAAGTTTCTGCCATAACAGAATTACTGCTGTTATTTTCACTTCCATGTGCTTACTGGCTCTCTGTAATCAATGTTTTCCCACAAACATAGTTGAGTAGAAATCAGGGGACTAGGGTGGAAGGGGATTATACCTTGATGCCTTGAATTATTGTGCCTTTTTCACTAAACACTTCTTTGGTATTTAGCAATTATTTTTACGAGATTTTGTGGTTTGTAAGAGTACATACTGTATATGGTGTCTAATTTTGCCATGTCTCTTAATTGAAGGATTGTGCTACTTATACCGGGAGCTCCCGGAGTGTTAAGTGTAGGAGTCCTGGGAGTGAGAGAGGTGACCGAGGTAGGGATAGAAAGGGCCTTAAAGATGATGCTAGGGATGAAAGCAGGAGGGGGAGAGACAGGCACAGCAGTGATCGTGAAGAACGGTATCGTGGAAGGGAAGCACGTGGACGGTATGAACAGGAGTATGATGGAGACTATGGAAGAAAACGAAGTCGGTATGAAGGTTCAAGGAGGACACCAGGTATGCAGttcttgtttttgcttttatCCAATGCCTTTCCACTTTACAAACCCACAACAAAAGATAATGAGATTAAACAAAAGACTCTCCAACCCAGTCTCTCCTCAAATATTTCCCTGCCTTACATAAAAACAATAAGGATTTCTTGGAACTCTGTTTTCAAGATCAACATTTTGACATGTTTAAGAATTTCTATATACCAGTTTATGGGATTGTCATCTGTCATGTCTTGGTTATGCGAACTTTAACTATTTATTTCGAAGAATAACAATGTTCCATTATTGATCCATCTCCTTACCCCCTCCCCCATATTCCTCCCCACATAGAAGACTAAGGTGAAAACCCAGAACAAGCATGATTCTGTAGTTTAGAACTGCAGATATTCTTCTGCAACTGTCTTaggatccttttcttttctttccttctttctttctttctttgtagatACTTCAAGAAGACTGCCATTGGGAATTTGTTCATTCTAATACAAAAATGTTGATCTTGCAGGCAGGTCTGATTGGGATGATGGGAGATGGGAATGGGAAGAAACACCTCGGCAGGATAGTTATAATACTAGCCGACGCCACCACCCTTCCCCATCACCAATGTTTGTTGGTGCCTCACCTGATGCACGATTAGTTTCCCCATGGATGGGTGGCCACACACCTCGCAGTAGTGGTATGTCAAGGGAGTGTAATCTCTTTTGGAATTTTGCTTGTTTTAGATGGTGCTAGAGGTTCTAATTTCTTTCTCTTGTTGACTTCGGGCACATTTCCTATTGTAATACACAGGTTCTGCTGCTTCTCCTTGGGATCACATTTCTCCCTCGCCAGTTCCAATACGTGCTTCTGGATCATCATTTAGGTCTTCCACTTCTAAATATGGTGGGAGGTCCCATCAACTTACTTTTTCCACCACAAGTGCGCCATCATTGGAGGTATTATTAATTAGTTGACACCAtacaccttttttttcccttcaatattttatataaaaagcagTCACATCTAGCAGATTGTACTGTAAAGACACTATTTTATCTCTCTCACATTGAAGTAGTTTATGGTCATGCTCTGCCTCATATGGTCGCTTGTGTGATTTAACTTGTTGAAgtcattattatatttaactttgtttctgCAGGATGGTGAAGGAGATAAAACTTATTCATCCGAGGAGCACAATCATGAGATTACTGAAAGTATGCATCAAGAGATGGAATACAATTCTGACCGAGCCTGGTAATTTGTTTTCTGGTATTCATATGAGATTGCAAACACTGCTAGTTATTCATCATTGGTGGCATTGAAAtttgtgggtttttttataaGCTTATGAGGATGACTGTGTCATATCGAACTCTTGGAAGAAGATTCAACTGCACAGATCTGAAAATGTCATTTTGTTTCGTTAGTTATGCTTAGTTACCCTTCTTTATCTGCATACTTTCTTAATCCTCCTTGGCTTTACATGTTACACGGACTTTTTAAGTTTTGTTAGCTAAGTTCAACTATGTGACCTTAATTCCTATGCGATAGTTCTGCTAAggaatgttgttttgattgctGATCCTTCTTTTCTCAATGATTTcttcaagaatttgaaatcATAGTATATtccttacaatttttttttcttctaaatggAGTTTCAATATAGGTACGATAGAGAAGAAGGCAATACAATGTTCGATGCTGATAGCTCATCATTCTTCCTTGGGGATAACGCCTCATTCCAGAAAAAGGAGGCAGAGTTGGCCAAAAGACTGGTATGCTTGAAATGCCTAAATACCTTTTCTATTTCCCCCTCTCTTTGTGtggcaattttgtttttcttctcgaAGCAAGAATGTCAATTGTTTGAGGCTGTTGATCATATCATATATAATGTATGTGATGGATGCAAAATGTttgttaacttttaatttatttcatgtgcCCATTGTAAGGCTCGAATTCACCATATTCTTTTCATGTAGACAATTGGGATTCgggaaatttacaaaaatattaaaactgcAGGAGCTGCTACGGTTCTGTCAATAGTGAAGTAGTTTTGTCGTGTGTCACAAAGTGATTGGTTAAGAGAtgccaaattatttttgatccctttaaatttagaaatgtgTCACTTTGGCTCTTATAGTATAAACAAATCTTTCAAAGTCACCCATATAGTTTTCACAAAAGCTAATGGAATTTTCACTTTTTCCAACTTCTCTTTCACTTTTTAAGATATTTGTGATGTTTCCTTTCAAACTTCTATCCacataataatatctaaaaaaaaattaaaaaccaaaaaaatacataacaaattaaaaaatagcctTGATAGATGTGATGATATTTCATTGCAATAGCTATCTTCAAAATTTATCTATATTAACCTTATGTTTCAACAAGCTTCAGTGTAGTCCTTGGAAATATTAGCTAAAGGAGGAAGCTTACCTCCTCATCTTTTCTTTCCAAACTCTTATACATGAAATCACATATAacatttttaatgatttattcatatgccaaaatattttgaaagtatGAAACATTACAATACACATAATATCGCCTGTGCAGCCTTTTAGAGCTTCTTTGGTCCCTTACTTTTCTAACTTTTGTTGCTTTGTTTTAAAGCAAAgcaattaaaatactaaaaaaaaaatactaaaaaagtgTTTGGTAATGATCTTAAAAATTAGATGCTTAACTTTTGAGGCTGGAAGGTGATTTTTATAAGAGCAAGTTAAAGGTATATTAACTTCTACCTTAAAAAGCACGGGAAGTGATGCTTCTTGAGATGGAAGGctgcttattttatttaaaatacaaaaataatcataaatattttaaaattacaaaaatatctaTATTGCAGTTTAccctaatatatataaactctacCATGaagtttcttaattaaattatttagtagCTTTATTTactcataaaaaaactatgtaatGATCtgcctcttcttttttgttatgttatttgttatatttttatgttttccaaAGAGAGAATTCATTTTTTaagcaatttaatttaatttaagttatgTCTTTGAcagtaattttaatttcaaacagtGCAACAGTAGACTATACTGTTACTTGACAGATACTATTGATTAGACATGCTTTTGTGTTTTCAATCCTTAATAGTCTTATTTACCATAATTTCATGCCTGGAGCAAGACCTAGAAAAGAAATGTGGTACCGCACTATGCTGTTTTCAGTTATTGTAGAAATCTGAAGAGTTATTTTACTGCACAGGTTGTGCTTTTGATAAGTAGTGGTTCTGCTATATAGCATTCCATCATTAGGTAATTGAGTCCATCAATACTTGACAACTGATATATGTTTCAGCTGTTTTTGTTAAATACAGTTGCTTAATCCGccgcttctgttttttttcagtattatgaatgattttttagttaatcACACTGCTTCCTAACTGTGGCATCATTAAACAGGTTCGAAGAGATGGAACTAAAATGTCACTTGCTCAAAGCAAAAAGTTATCTCAGCTTAGTGCTGATAATGCCCAATGGGAGGATCGGCAACTTATGAGATCTGGGACAGTTAGAGGTACCGAAGTGCAgactgagtttgatgatgaggaaGAGCACAAGGTTATTCTTCTTGTACATGGTAAGTAAATGTTATGCTAACAGTCATGCTTAATTAATACGAGAAATAATATACATGATTGTTATTTTCTCGCTAAAATTTTCATCATCCTGTGTTGCTATAGACACAAAGCCTCCTTTCCTGGATGGAAGAGTTGTTTTTACCAAACAAGCGGAGCCAATAATGCCCCTAAAAGATCCCACCTCAGATATGGCCATTATTTCAAGGAAAGGATCTGCTCTGGTCAGAGAAACTCATGAGAAGCAAAGCATGAATAAATCACGTCAGCGGTTTTGGGAGCTTGCCGGCTCAAAACTCGGTGATATTCTTGGTGTAGAGAAAACTGCTGAACAGGTGATAATTTCATATCATAATGatgatatgatttaaaaaacattcttatTCTGAAAATAGGTGGTAATTTACTGTTTGTTTCAATCACAGATTGATGCTGACACTGCAGCTGTTGGCGAGGAAGGTGAAATTGATTTTAAGGAAGATGCAAAATTTGCACAGCATATGAAAAAGGGGGAAGCTGTAAGTGATTTTGCAAAGTCAAAAACTCTATCTGAGCAGCGGCAATATCTACCTATATATTCAGTGCGAGATGAGTTGTTGCAGGTTTGACATTTCTCCATAACCTTAACTTATTTTTACAGACAATAATTGGGCAACCATTTGATTCCTCATCATTCAAGCATTGAAAAGAATGTATATACTGCTTGTTTTGGTCATATTcccatttttccttttattttatggaaAGAGGGGATGGGTTCTTTTTCAGAGGGCTGAGGGAAAGGTTGATCCACTTGGAGAAGCAGATAATGTAATTTAATGATCTGATCACATCTATCAGGGGAAGAACATGGAATGTTTCTGCTAAAATACTTACCATTTCCTTTCCTATTTTTGTTATTGCGGTTTTGTACGACAATGGTGCTTGGACCTTCTTCAGCATGGCATCATGGTTGTGCTTTATGCCCATGAGTTGTAGCTGAATTGCTGTGCTATCCTTCCTATCTCCTAATGGGTTTGGATTTTGAAGCtacttgtaaaagaaaaaaaaattgtagtgaTTGATCATCTtcactgatttattttttgtgcatTTTAATAGACCACAATTCACTGTATAATTTCCCTTTCATACTGTTGTTGTGCACTGCACAAAGTACTTGTTTAAAAATTCTGTCTGGCCctttttatctcatttattttcAACCTGCATTGGGTAGGTCATTCGTGAAAATCAAGTGATAGTTGTTGTTGGAGAGACTGGTTCAGGAAAGACAACTCAACTGACACAGGTTTCTCCTTTATATTTTCCTTCTCTTATCATAGAGTTTTTAATGGTTTGTAAAAATGCATATCTATGCACCTCAGTAACTGGAATctgacttgtttattttttttatagtatctCCATGAAGATGGGTATACAACAAATGGGATAGTTGGTTGCACCCAACCAAGGCGTGTTGCAGCCATGAGTGTTGCAAAAAGAGTTAGCGAAGAGATGGACACTGAATTGGGGGATAAAATAGGTTATGCCATTCGTTTTGAGGATGTGACCGGGCCAAATACAATAATTAAGGTGAGTAACTGGTGAGTTGTTGTAGTAAACATTTTTAATAATGGTTTCTGAAAATGCCAcctgtgatgatttttttttgttgttgctgaaAGACAATGAATACCGGATTGTGAATTACAAAAGAAAGGAGGAATAATGAATGTTCATGGAAAGTACCTTAGAAGCACCAAgtgttattttgaaaagaaaggaaGTAGAAGAAAACCCTGAAAATGATAGAATTCAGCGTCTGGCAATGATGAGAAGAGTTTCCTGAGAAATTTAACTATTTAAGtgtaaaaaaactattaaatagcAGATATATGCACTTGCCTGTACTTTAATTTGTACAAGATTTATAACattctaaaatttttgctttacaTTTTGCAGTACATGACTGATGGAGTACTCTTGCGTGAGACACTGAAAGATTCTGACCTTGATAAGTATCGGTATGAGAATTTCTAGATTTCGAGTAACTAGAtaattttacaagaaaatttCAATGTTATGAAAACAAGACTGAATGGTTGGCTGGTTGTTGCAGTGTCATTGTCATGGATGAAGCACATGAGAGATCATTAAGCACTGATGTGTTGTTTGGGATCTTGAAAAAGGTGGTTGCCCAGCGTCGTGACTTCAAACTCATTGTGACATCTGCAACTCTAAATgctcaaaaattttcaaatttctttggGAGGTAACTTAAGAATGGCTTTTACTAACAAAATGTTCGTTGTATCaaggttgtttttctttttccatgtgCTGTTTGAGAACATTATGCATAACTAGAAGCTTCTCAATTCTAAAACTCttttaatttcagaaaaaataatCTCCACGTCTTGCATTCATTTGACCAACATAAGTAATTTCTGAATCTGTTGCAGTGTACCTATTTTCCACATCCCTGGGAGAACATTTCCAGTAAATATCTTGTACAGTAAAAGTCCTTGTGAAGATTATGTTGAAGGTGCAGTGAAGCAGGCCATGACTATCCACATTACCAGTCCTCCTGGCGACATTCTCATTTTCATGACTGGCCAAGACGAGATTGAGGCGGCCTGTCATGCTCTTGCAGAGCGCATGGAACAGCTTACCTCCTCCTCCAAGAAAGCAGTGCCTAAACTCTTAATACTACCCATATACTCCCAACTTCCAGCTGATTTACAAGCGAAGATATTCCAAAATGCTGAAGATGGGGCCCGCAAATGCATTGTTGCCACCAACATTGCTGAGACTTCTTTGACTGTGGATggaattttttatgtcattgacACGGGTTATGGAAAAATGAAAGTTTACAACCCAAAGATGGGTATGGATGCTCTCCAAGTTTTCCCTGTTAGTCGTGCTGCTGCAGATCAGCGTGCTGGGCGTGCTGGTAGAACTGGTCCGGGCACATGTTATAGGCTTTATACAGAGAGTGCTTACCTAAATGAAATGCTTCCCAGTCCAGTTCCAGAGATCCAGCGGACAAATCTTGGCAATGTGGTTTTGTTGCTCAAGTcacttaaaattgaaaatttgctGGACTTTGATTTCATGGACCCACCACCACAGGACAACATCCTTAATTCTATGTACCAGTTGTGGGTCTTGGGTGCTCTAAACAATGTTGGTGCCCTTACTGATCTTGGCTGGAAAATGGTGGAGTTCCCATTGGATCCCCCTCTAGCTAAGATGCTCTTGATAGGTGAACAGTTAGAGTGTATAAATGAGGTTTTGACAATTGTGTCGATGCTTTCAGTGCCATCAGTGTTTTTCCGGCCCAAGGATAGAGTGGAGGAGAGTGATGCTGCAAGAGAAAAGTTCTTTGTGCCAGAGTCCGACCACTTGACTCTTCTTAATGTTTACTTGCAGTGGAAAGAGCACCAGTACCGGGGAGATTGGTGTAATGATCATTTTTTGCATGTC
This window contains:
- the LOC133697777 gene encoding pre-mRNA-splicing factor ATP-dependent RNA helicase DEAH7, which translates into the protein MDIDKSVVTMEAEQSNGGAGGLFVPKKEKLEFRPPERKSLLGLDVLAIAKRGGSDANGGGFKAPKERATTSFMASIDEEEEATESSGLDEVENDGGSESGVRRNVNRRYREASSSEKSAVTREGSHSNTHGTPRSRENLSSDDCATYTGSSRSVKCRSPGSERGDRGRDRKGLKDDARDESRRGRDRHSSDREERYRGREARGRYEQEYDGDYGRKRSRYEGSRRTPGRSDWDDGRWEWEETPRQDSYNTSRRHHPSPSPMFVGASPDARLVSPWMGGHTPRSSGSAASPWDHISPSPVPIRASGSSFRSSTSKYGGRSHQLTFSTTSAPSLEDGEGDKTYSSEEHNHEITESMHQEMEYNSDRAWYDREEGNTMFDADSSSFFLGDNASFQKKEAELAKRLVRRDGTKMSLAQSKKLSQLSADNAQWEDRQLMRSGTVRGTEVQTEFDDEEEHKVILLVHDTKPPFLDGRVVFTKQAEPIMPLKDPTSDMAIISRKGSALVRETHEKQSMNKSRQRFWELAGSKLGDILGVEKTAEQIDADTAAVGEEGEIDFKEDAKFAQHMKKGEAVSDFAKSKTLSEQRQYLPIYSVRDELLQVIRENQVIVVVGETGSGKTTQLTQYLHEDGYTTNGIVGCTQPRRVAAMSVAKRVSEEMDTELGDKIGYAIRFEDVTGPNTIIKYMTDGVLLRETLKDSDLDKYRVIVMDEAHERSLSTDVLFGILKKVVAQRRDFKLIVTSATLNAQKFSNFFGSVPIFHIPGRTFPVNILYSKSPCEDYVEGAVKQAMTIHITSPPGDILIFMTGQDEIEAACHALAERMEQLTSSSKKAVPKLLILPIYSQLPADLQAKIFQNAEDGARKCIVATNIAETSLTVDGIFYVIDTGYGKMKVYNPKMGMDALQVFPVSRAAADQRAGRAGRTGPGTCYRLYTESAYLNEMLPSPVPEIQRTNLGNVVLLLKSLKIENLLDFDFMDPPPQDNILNSMYQLWVLGALNNVGALTDLGWKMVEFPLDPPLAKMLLIGEQLECINEVLTIVSMLSVPSVFFRPKDRVEESDAAREKFFVPESDHLTLLNVYLQWKEHQYRGDWCNDHFLHVKGLRKAREVRSQLLDILKTLKIPLTSCGYDWDVVRKAICSAYFHNSARLKGVGEYVNCRNGMPCHLHPSSALYGLGYTPDYVVYHELILTTKEYMQCATAVEPQWLAELGPMFFSVKDSDTSMLEHKRKQKEEKTAMEEEMENLRKVQAETDRESREKEREKRAKRQQQVSMPGLKKGSSTYLRPKKFGL